A region of the Corynebacterium falsenii genome:
GCCGCACAACGATCCGGTCCTTGAGATCCGGAATCCCAGCCCACTCGGCAAGTTGATCCACGGCGGCGTCGGCAATTTTTTCCACCTTGTTCGACGCCACAGCCCGGTACGCCGACCCGTGCCCGATGGTCGGATCGGGGGCGACTGGAATGAGCATGAAGAGGTTTTCGTGGCCATCCGGGGCAACCGACGCATCGGACTGCGAGGGCTTGGAGACGTAGATAGAATGCGAGCGGCCGTCCGGCTGGCCATATTGCTCGAAGACCTGGTCGAAGTCCGGTGTCCAATTCTTGCTGAACAGCAGGTTGTGGTGGGACAGCTCCGGCAGCTCCCCGCGCACGCCCAGCATCACCAGCACCGTGCCGATGCCCGGGTTGCGGCGGCGCCACCAGCCCTCGGAGTGGCTGCGCAGGCGCTTGGGCAGCAGCGCGGTCTCGGTGTGGTGCACGTCGGCGCAGCTCACCACCACGTCGGCGGGCACGTGGCGCACTCCAGTGTCTCCTCCGGCGCCGTCTCCAGTGCGCACGCCGATGCCCACGGCGCGGGCGCGCTGCCCGCCGAGCCGAGCCCGGGCCTTGCCGACGAGATCAGTGGCGTGCAGTGGCGTGGTCTCCACGGCCGTGACCTCGGCGTTGAAGTGGAACCGCACGCCGCGCTGCTCGGCGAGGCGATACAGCGCGTCGACCACGGCGGTGAAACCACCGGCCGGGTACTGCACGCCCTGCACGAGGTCGGTGTAGCTCATGAGCTGGTACAGCGCCGGGGTGGTCTCCGGGCGTCCGGAGAGGAACACCGCTGGGTACGACAGCACCTGCCGCAGGCGTACGTCCTCGAACCGCTCCGCCACGTGGCTGGACAGGCTCGTGACCAGGTTCTTCAGCAGGTTGCCGAGGGTCGGCAGATCCCGAATAGCTTTGAAGGACGCCAGGGAGGTGAACGTGGTGTAGAGGAAGCTCTCCACGCTCAGGTCGTAGATCCTCCGGGCTTCCTCCAGGTACGACGCCACCTTCTCCCCCGCACCAGTTTCGATCGAGTTGAACAGTTCCTTGAACCGGTGCGGCTCCGCCTCCACGTCGATCGGGGCATCGCCCTGCGGGAAGACGCGGTATCCGGGCTCGAGGCGGCGCAGGTCCAGCTGCTCTTGCGTGGACGTTCCGGCGAGGGTGAAGAAGTTATCGTAAGCCTCCGGCATGAGGTACCAGCTGGGTCCGGTGTCCCAGCGGAAGCCGGGGTGGCCGGCGTCCTCGAGCAGCCCGGCGCGGCCGCCCGGTTCGGAGTTCTTCTCGAAGACCTCGACGTGGTAGCCCTCGTCGGCGAGGAGGGAGGCGGTGGCTAGGCCGGCGATACCGGCGCCGATGACAACGGCCTTCGGCGCCGCAGCGTGGCTGCCGGTGGTGTCGCTGCCGGTGGTGTCGCTGCCGGTGGTGTGGCTGGGCGGGGTTGGCGAGTTCACGGTGTTGTGTCCTTATCGTTTCTTGTTTTGGTGCTTTGGTGCTTTTGTGCTTTGGTGCTTTTGTGCTTGTGGTGTTCTGTGGTGTTTTGTGGCGGCTATTTCTGCCTGCGCCTCGGCGCCTCCAGCAGCGCCCTCGCGGCGATGGCCGCCTTCCGCGGCGAGCTCACACTGACCCGTTCGTGCCGCACCTGTTCGGCGGGCAGGGCATCAATGGCATCCGTGAGCTCGGCGAAGAGGTTCATGGCGGCGATCACTCCGGCGCGGGCGCCGAAGGGCAGCAGGTCGATGCTGCGATCGGCGGTCTCCAGGTCTTCGCGAATATCCGCGATGATCACGCGCTTGGCCTCATCGGTTAGTCCATGGCGCAGCGCGTCTGGGAAGTAGATCCGCCCCAGGCCATCGACATCCTCGGCGTAGTCGCGCAGGAAGTTGATCTTCTGAAACGCTGCGCCCAGCGCGCGGGCACCGGCGACCATCGTTGCCCGCTCCTCGTCGGTCACGGTGCGCTCGGCGAGGAAGATGTCCAAGCACATGAGCCCGATGACCTCGGCCGAGCCGTAGATGTACTCGCCGAGACTCTCGGCATCGTGCGTGGCTTGGTGCAGATCCATCCGCATCGAATGGAAAAAAGCAGTAACGTGCTCGGGGTTGATGGAACAGCGCTCGGCGGTGCGCCCGTAGGCCTGGAGCACCGGATCCGTGGAAAAGCGCGTGGACGGGGCCGCAAGCACGGCGCGCTCGTAGGAATCGAGCAGCTCAACAATGTCGTCGCGGCCAAGCCCCGCGTGCTCTGCGGTGCCATCGACGATTTCATCGGCGATGCGTACCACGGCGTAGAGGTTGCGAATATCCTCGCGCATGCGCGCATCGAGCAAGCATGTAGCCAGGGAAAAGCTCGAGGAGTACGTGGAGATGACCTGCCGCGATGCCAAGCTAGACGTGCGGTTGTAAAGCCCCACATCGGCGGGCGTCACCTGAGCGCCGCGTTTCCTTGCACGCCCGGTCATTCCTTTCAACACGTCCTGTCCTTTTGTCCAACCCGCGCGGACTGTGCTGGACAACATGCGTGTCCGCCTTGCCTGCTGGGGTGTCTTACTCGTCATCCCGGCACTCACTCTCCCAGCCCTCGCTCACGTCGGCTGCGCCCAGTGCTTCCACTGCGCTATCCACCCGCTGCACCAGCAGATCCGCCACCTCGCCGACCCCGGCCACCACGTCGGCCGGCAGGCCCTCGCGGTCGAGAGCCTCGCGCGCGTCGCGCACCGCGTCCCGCACTTGCGCGGCGAGCCGGTGCACCGCACCGTCCACCCCGCCCGCGGGGTCGTCAGCGAGCATCTCGGTGACCATGGTGACGCGCCCCATGGCGGCGTCGCCCTGAAAACCCGCGATGTCGTCAGTGGCCTGGTAGGCGAAGCCCAACAGTTCGGCGGCGGGGACCATCTGATGTGGATCGCGACCTGCGGCCACGGCGCCGAGCATCAGCGGGGCGCGGAACGTGTACGCCGTGGTCTTCCATGCATTCGCCGTGCGCACGGCCGCCACGCTGGTGCGGACCTGCGGGATGCGATGGGTGATGTCGCGCAGCTCGCCCTCGATGGATTCGGTGATCGCCTCCACCACGATGCGCGTGGCCGGGATCGCCATGTGCTGCGGAACCTGCGGCGAGGTCACCAGATCCATCGCGCCGGCCAGGGCAATATCGCCCGCGAGCAACGCCAGCGAGTGGCCCATGTGTGCACTGCTCGTGGCCTCGCGCAAACTCGCGTGGAAAGACCACTCGCCGCGGCGGAGATCATCTTGATCCACGAGGTCATTGTGCAGCAGAAACCCCCCGTGCAGCAGGTCAACGGCAGCACCGAACGCCACCGCAGCCTCAGTGGCCTCAGTGGCCCCAGTGGCCTCGGCGGTCTCGCTCGTCACCGTGCCCGCGCTGGCGTGCACCAGAGAACTGCGCACGTGCTTACCGGCGAGGGTGATGCGCGAAAGTTCATCGTAGGCGAAGGCCAAAACGTCGTTGCCCTCCGCCGGGTCCGGGCGACGGTCGGCAAGGTAGCGGCGCACCAGCTCCAGCGACGCGCGCTGCGGATCGCGGTTCTGATCACGGCTCACATCGTTTCCGGTCATCACCGCACCCACCGATCCAGCGCTGCGGGCAGCGCCCCGCGCCTGCTCAGGCGGTCCTGCGGCAACTCGCGCGCCCAGTTCACACGGATGGTGTGGAAACCGCGGCGGAACCGATGCGCCACCTGGCCCGCGCCCTGCACCGCCCGCGGATCCATCGGCAGCACAAGATCACGCTGCAGCCACACCGTCTCATCGGGACGCACGGCAAACGACAGATGCATGTCCTCGTGCACGAGCGTGTCGGAGAAGTCAACCGATTCGCGCACCTCGTTCCACCACGCGCGGCTGATGGAATAGTTCGTGCCGAAAAAGGGCTGGTGCCCCAGCGCCCACCCGGCCGTGAGGCGGTAAGAACCCAGGTAGGCAGCCGTGAGCGCACGACCGTGCCAGCCGGGGATCTCAAACTCCCCTCCCCCGGTCACGCCCACGACCCTGCGGCCGGGGTTGCGCAACGCTCGGGTCCAGGTGGCCCGTAGGCGCGCCATGAAATCCCGGGGCATCGTGATATCCGCATCTGTGCGGAGCATGATGTCGCCCGTGGCGGCGTCGAACCCAGACTGCGTGGCCCAGGTGATGCCGCGGCGCGGCTCATCAACGACCCGCGCGCCGAATTCGCGCGCGACGGCGGCCGAATCATCGGTAGAGCCGTTGTCGACCACGATGATCTCATGCCGCGGGTCGGTCTGCGCGGCGATGGTGGTGAGGCAGCGCCGCAAAAGTGGTGCATCGTTGAGGCAGGGAATGACCACGCTCAACGTCGGTGGTGGTGTCACGGTGGTGTCTATTCGTTCTCGTCGCAGCCCGGTGGTGAGTGCGGGTTGCTCGGCATATCTCATCTAAAACTAGATACTACCTACCCCCTTTTCTTCACCTCGACGCCACCCCACGCATCCCCCGCCCAAAGTCTTGTGATGGGCCCCATCAACGCGCGAAACCCCGCCTGCTCCTCGCCGGGGCGGCGGGGGCGGACGGGGTTATCGGTCTAGCGCGCGGGGTGCGCTGGCTGGGACTTAGAAGTTCCTAGAAGTCCAGGTCATCCAGCGGCACGGCGGCGCCGGTGAAGTCACCGTAGCTGTCATCGCCGTAGAAGCCATCGCCGAAGCTGGTCGGCAGCGAGTAGGCCGCAGCGCGTGCCTCCTCGGTGGGCTCTACGGAGATGTTGCGGTAGCGGGCGATGCCGGTACCGGCCGGGATCAGCTTACCGATGATCACGTTCTCCTTGAGACCGATGAGCTTATCGGAGCGCTTGTTGATCGCGGCATCCGTGAGCACACGGGTGGTCTCCTGGAAGGAGGCGGCGGACAGCCAGGACTCGGTTGCCAGCGATGCCTTGGTGATACCCATGATCTCGGCGCGAACCTCGACCGGGCGGCCACCGGACTTCACGGCCTCCTTGGAGGCAGCCACGGCATCCGCGTGCTCCACGAGGGAGCCCGGCAGGAACTCGGTGGAACCGGAGTCGATGACGGTCACACGGCGCAGCATCTGGCGCACGATGATCTCGATGTGCTTGTCGTGGATGGCCACGCCCTGGTCACGGTAGACCTTCTGCACTTCGTTGATCAGGTGCTGCTGCACACCGCGGCGGCCCATGACGCGCAGGACCTCGTGCGGATCGGCAGCGCCCTTGAGCAGCTGCTGGCCCATCTTGACCTTGTCGCCATCGCGGATCGGACGCTCCACGCCACCGGTGCCCAGCGTTGCCAGGCCCTGGCGCTTGGACAGCTTCTCGTACACGACGTCCTCAGAACCATCATCCGGGACGATGGTGAGGGTGTAGAAGTTGTCGTCGTCCTCGATCTTGACGGTGCCGTCCACCGACGCGATCGGGGACTTCGCCTTCGGAACGCGAGCCTCGAACAGCTCCTGGACACGCGGCAGACCACCGGTGATGTCGCCACCCACACCACCGAGGTGGAAGGTACGCATCGTCAGCTGGGTACCGGGCTCACCAATGGACTGTGCAGCCACGATGCCCACGGCCTCGCCGATCTCCACCTTCTTACCGGTCGCCATGGAGCGGCCGTAGCAGGTGGAGCACACGCCGGTGGCGGTGGCACAGGTCATCACCGAGCGGACCTTGACATCGGGGATGCCAGCGGCAATGAGCTTGTTGAGCTCAGCCTCGCCCACCACGTCACCAGCGGCGACGATGACGTTTCCGTCACCATCAGCGGCGTCGGCGGCCAGGTAGCGGCCCAGCACAGAGGTCTCCACGAAGTCAGCGGCGATGAACTGGCCGGTCGGGTTGCCCTGAGCGTCCAGAATCGGCTCGGTGACGGGCATGACGACGCCCTGGGAGGTACCACAGTCGTCCTCGCGGACGATGACATCCTGGGCGACGTCGACGAGACGACGGGTCAGGTAGCCGGAGTCTGCGGTACGCAGAGCCGTATCGGCCAGGCCCTTACGAGAACCGTGGGAGTTGTTGAAGTACTCCAGCACGGACAGGCCTTCACGGAAGGAGGTCTTCACCGGGCGGGTGATGTACTCACCGCGGGAGTTGGTGACCATGCCCTTCATGCCGGCCAGGGTCCAGATCTGGCGCATGTTACCGGCCGCACCGGACTTCACGATCATCGGGATCGGATTGTCATCCGGGTACAGGTCCTCCACGGACTGACCCACGAAGTCGGTCGCTTCCTTCCACAGGTCCACGAGGGACTGGTAGCGCTCGGCCTCGTTGATCTTGCCGCGTGCCATCTTCTTCTCGATGACGCGAGCCTTGGCCTCGTAGTTGTCCAGGATCTCCTGCTTGTTCGGCAGAACCAGCACGTCGTGCATCGTGATGGTCACGCCGGAGCGGGTGGCCCAGTAGAAGCCAGCATCCTTGAGCTTGTCCACCGTCTGAGCAACGGTGATCATCGGGTACTTGGCAGCGAGGTCGTTAATGACCGTAGCCTGCGGCTTCTTGGCCATGACGCCCTCGACGTACGGGTAGTTCCACGGCAGCAGCTCGTTGAACAGCACGCGACCCAGGGTGGTCTCAGCCAGCCAGGCCTGGCCGCGCTGCCAGCCATCCGGGAACAGCTCCGCTTCCACCTCGGCGGACGGGCGCAGGTGGTTGATCCGCACGCGGATCGGAGCCTGCAGGCCCAGCACGCCACGGTCGTAGGCCATGATGGCCTCGGCCAGGGAGGAGTACACGCCGGTGGCCGGTGCGTCCTCGGTTGCCGGGGTGTAGGCACCCTGGCCGCCGAGCTCGCCGGGCTTCTTCACCAGGGTGAGGAAGTACAGGCCGGTAACCATGTCCAGACGGGGCATAGCCAGCGGCTTACCGGATGCCGGGGACAGAATGTTGTTCGATGCCAGCATGAGGATGCGGGCCTCGGCCTGAGCCTCTGCGGACAGCGGCAGGTGGACAGCCATCTGGTCACCGTCGAAGTCAGCGTTGAACGCCTCACACGCCAGCGGGTGCAGCTGGATAGCCTTACCCTCAACGAGGATGGGCTCGAACGCCTGGATGCCCAGGCGGTGCAGGGTAGGTGCACGGTTGAGCATCACGGGGTGTTCCGCGATGGCCTCTTCCAGCACGTCCCACACCTCGGGGCGCTGGCGCTCCACCATGCGCTTGGCGGACTTGATGTTCTGTGCGTAGGACTTCTCCACCAGGCGCTTCATGACGAACGGCTTGAACAGCTCGAGTGCCATGAGCTTCGGCAAACCACACTGGTGCAGCTTCAGCTGCGGACCGACGATAATCACGGAACGACCGGAGTAGTCCACGCGCTTACCGAGCAGGTTCTGGCGGAAGCGGCCCTGCTTACCCTTGAGCAGGTCCGACAGGGACTTCAGCGGGCGGTTGCCCGGTCCGGTGACCGGGCGACCACGGCGACCGTTGTCGAACAGTGCGTCCACGGACTCCTGCAGCATGCGCTTCTCGTTGTTCACGATGATCTCGGGGGCGCCGAGGTCGAGCATGCGCTTGAGGCGGTTGTTGCGGTTGATCACGCGACGGTACAGGTCGTTGAGGTCGGAGGTCGCGAAGCGGCCACCGTCCAGCTGCACCATCGGGCGCAGCTCCGGCGGGATCACCGGGATGCAGTCGAGAACCATGCCTGCCGGGTCGTTGCCGGAACGCAGGAACGCGGCGACGACCTTGAGGCGCTTGAGGGCGCGCAGCTTCTTCTGACCCTTGCCGTCGCGAATGATCTCGCGCAGCTCCTCAGCTTCGGCCTCGAGGTCGAAGTTGCGGATGAGGGTCTGGATAGCCTCGGCACCCATACCGCCGGTGAAGTAATCCTCGTAGCGGTCCACCAGCTCGGTGTAGATGTTCTCGTCCACGATCATCTGCTTGGGAGCAAGTTTGACGAAGGTGTTCCAGATTTCATCGAGGCGGTCGATCTCGCGCTCGGCGCGCTCGCGGATGTGGCGCATCTCGCGCTCCGCGGCGGTCTGCACCTTGCGCTTGGCGTCGGCCTTGGCGCCGGCGGCTTCGAGCTCGGCGAGGTCGTCCTCGAGGGTCTTGGCGCGGTCGGCCAGATCGGCGTCGCGGTCGGCCTCGACTTCCTTCTTCTCCAGCATCATTTCAGCCTCGAGGGTGGACTGGTCGTTGTGACGACCCTCCTCATCCACGGAGGTGATGATGTTGGCTGCGAAGTAGATGATCTTTTCCAGATCCTTCGGAGCCAAGTCCAGCAGGTAGCCCAGGCGAGAGGGAACACCCTTGAAGTACCAGATGTGGGTCACCGGAGCGGCGAGCTCGATGTGGCCCATGCGCTCACGGCGCACCTTGGACTTCGTGACCTCAACACCACAGCGCTCACAGATGATGCCCTTGTAGCGGACACGCTTGTATTTACCGCAGGCACACTCCCAGTCGCGGGTGGGACCAAAGATGCGCTCGCAGAATAGACCGTCCTTCTCGGGCTTGAGAGTACGGTAGTTGATCGTTTCGGGCTTCTTGACCTCGCCACGGGACCAACGACGGATGTCGTCAGCGGTGGCTAGGCCAATGCGAAGCTCGTCGAAGAAGTTGACGTCCAGCACGTGAACTTCCTTTCCCCTCCTGTGGAGGGCCTTGAAAAGTGAACGAAGGTCAGATGTTTCTTAAGGTCTGTGGAGTTCCTAGCTGACGTCGAGGTCAGCGTCTGGACGCTCATCGCGGGACAGGTTAATGCCCAGGGCTGCGTTGGCGTTCTCCAGCTCATCGTCATCGTCGGAGGACAGCTCCATCGGAGTGCCGTCTGCCGCCAGAACCTCAACGTTGAGGCAGAGGGACTGCAGCTCCTTGAGCAACACCTTGAAGGACTCGGGGATTCCCGGATCCGGAATGTTGTCGCCCTTAACGATTGCCTCGTAGACCTTCACGCGGCCAACCACGTCGTCGGACTTGATGGTGAGCAGCTCCTGCAGGGTGTAGGCAGCACCGTATGCCTGCATTGCCCACACCTCCATCTCACCGAAGCGCTGGCCACCGAACTGGGCCTTACCACCGAGCGGCTGCTGGGTGATCATGGAGTACGGGCCGGTGGAACGAGCGTGAATCTTCTCGTCGACCAGGTGGTGAAGCTTCAGCATGTACATGTAGCCAACGGACACCGGGTACGGGAAGGGCTCGCCGGAGCGGCCGTCCATGAGCTGCGCCTTGCCGAAGTCATCCACGAGACGGATGCCGTCGCGGTTCGGGCGGGAGGAGCGCAGCAGACCGGAGAGCTCGGAGTTGGACGCACCGTCGAACACCGGGGTGGCGGTCAGAGAGTCAGCGGGCACATCGTAGAGGTCCTCAGGCAGGGTCTCCAGCATCTTCTGGATCTTCGGATCCTCAGAGTTTGTGTCAACCTTCCAACCGGCCTTGGCCAACCAGCCGAGGTGCACTTCCAGCACCTGGCCGATGTTCATACGGCGCGGCACACCGTGGGTGTTGAGGATGAT
Encoded here:
- the crtI gene encoding phytoene desaturase family protein, producing MNSPTPPSHTTGSDTTGSDTTGSHAAAPKAVVIGAGIAGLATASLLADEGYHVEVFEKNSEPGGRAGLLEDAGHPGFRWDTGPSWYLMPEAYDNFFTLAGTSTQEQLDLRRLEPGYRVFPQGDAPIDVEAEPHRFKELFNSIETGAGEKVASYLEEARRIYDLSVESFLYTTFTSLASFKAIRDLPTLGNLLKNLVTSLSSHVAERFEDVRLRQVLSYPAVFLSGRPETTPALYQLMSYTDLVQGVQYPAGGFTAVVDALYRLAEQRGVRFHFNAEVTAVETTPLHATDLVGKARARLGGQRARAVGIGVRTGDGAGGDTGVRHVPADVVVSCADVHHTETALLPKRLRSHSEGWWRRRNPGIGTVLVMLGVRGELPELSHHNLLFSKNWTPDFDQVFEQYGQPDGRSHSIYVSKPSQSDASVAPDGHENLFMLIPVAPDPTIGHGSAYRAVASNKVEKIADAAVDQLAEWAGIPDLKDRIVVRHTVGPADFEGRYHSWSGGALGPAHTLRQSAFLRGKNVASKVPNLLYAGATTVPGVGVPMCLISAENVIKRLRGDSSPAPLAEPTQPGKDS
- a CDS encoding phytoene/squalene synthase family protein; the protein is MTGRARKRGAQVTPADVGLYNRTSSLASRQVISTYSSSFSLATCLLDARMREDIRNLYAVVRIADEIVDGTAEHAGLGRDDIVELLDSYERAVLAAPSTRFSTDPVLQAYGRTAERCSINPEHVTAFFHSMRMDLHQATHDAESLGEYIYGSAEVIGLMCLDIFLAERTVTDEERATMVAGARALGAAFQKINFLRDYAEDVDGLGRIYFPDALRHGLTDEAKRVIIADIREDLETADRSIDLLPFGARAGVIAAMNLFAELTDAIDALPAEQVRHERVSVSSPRKAAIAARALLEAPRRRQK
- a CDS encoding polyprenyl synthetase family protein — translated: MTGNDVSRDQNRDPQRASLELVRRYLADRRPDPAEGNDVLAFAYDELSRITLAGKHVRSSLVHASAGTVTSETAEATGATEATEAAVAFGAAVDLLHGGFLLHNDLVDQDDLRRGEWSFHASLREATSSAHMGHSLALLAGDIALAGAMDLVTSPQVPQHMAIPATRIVVEAITESIEGELRDITHRIPQVRTSVAAVRTANAWKTTAYTFRAPLMLGAVAAGRDPHQMVPAAELLGFAYQATDDIAGFQGDAAMGRVTMVTEMLADDPAGGVDGAVHRLAAQVRDAVRDAREALDREGLPADVVAGVGEVADLLVQRVDSAVEALGAADVSEGWESECRDDE
- a CDS encoding glycosyltransferase family 2 protein, coding for MTPPPTLSVVIPCLNDAPLLRRCLTTIAAQTDPRHEIIVVDNGSTDDSAAVAREFGARVVDEPRRGITWATQSGFDAATGDIMLRTDADITMPRDFMARLRATWTRALRNPGRRVVGVTGGGEFEIPGWHGRALTAAYLGSYRLTAGWALGHQPFFGTNYSISRAWWNEVRESVDFSDTLVHEDMHLSFAVRPDETVWLQRDLVLPMDPRAVQGAGQVAHRFRRGFHTIRVNWARELPQDRLSRRGALPAALDRWVR
- a CDS encoding DNA-directed RNA polymerase subunit beta'; the encoded protein is MLDVNFFDELRIGLATADDIRRWSRGEVKKPETINYRTLKPEKDGLFCERIFGPTRDWECACGKYKRVRYKGIICERCGVEVTKSKVRRERMGHIELAAPVTHIWYFKGVPSRLGYLLDLAPKDLEKIIYFAANIITSVDEEGRHNDQSTLEAEMMLEKKEVEADRDADLADRAKTLEDDLAELEAAGAKADAKRKVQTAAEREMRHIRERAEREIDRLDEIWNTFVKLAPKQMIVDENIYTELVDRYEDYFTGGMGAEAIQTLIRNFDLEAEAEELREIIRDGKGQKKLRALKRLKVVAAFLRSGNDPAGMVLDCIPVIPPELRPMVQLDGGRFATSDLNDLYRRVINRNNRLKRMLDLGAPEIIVNNEKRMLQESVDALFDNGRRGRPVTGPGNRPLKSLSDLLKGKQGRFRQNLLGKRVDYSGRSVIIVGPQLKLHQCGLPKLMALELFKPFVMKRLVEKSYAQNIKSAKRMVERQRPEVWDVLEEAIAEHPVMLNRAPTLHRLGIQAFEPILVEGKAIQLHPLACEAFNADFDGDQMAVHLPLSAEAQAEARILMLASNNILSPASGKPLAMPRLDMVTGLYFLTLVKKPGELGGQGAYTPATEDAPATGVYSSLAEAIMAYDRGVLGLQAPIRVRINHLRPSAEVEAELFPDGWQRGQAWLAETTLGRVLFNELLPWNYPYVEGVMAKKPQATVINDLAAKYPMITVAQTVDKLKDAGFYWATRSGVTITMHDVLVLPNKQEILDNYEAKARVIEKKMARGKINEAERYQSLVDLWKEATDFVGQSVEDLYPDDNPIPMIVKSGAAGNMRQIWTLAGMKGMVTNSRGEYITRPVKTSFREGLSVLEYFNNSHGSRKGLADTALRTADSGYLTRRLVDVAQDVIVREDDCGTSQGVVMPVTEPILDAQGNPTGQFIAADFVETSVLGRYLAADAADGDGNVIVAAGDVVGEAELNKLIAAGIPDVKVRSVMTCATATGVCSTCYGRSMATGKKVEIGEAVGIVAAQSIGEPGTQLTMRTFHLGGVGGDITGGLPRVQELFEARVPKAKSPIASVDGTVKIEDDDNFYTLTIVPDDGSEDVVYEKLSKRQGLATLGTGGVERPIRDGDKVKMGQQLLKGAADPHEVLRVMGRRGVQQHLINEVQKVYRDQGVAIHDKHIEIIVRQMLRRVTVIDSGSTEFLPGSLVEHADAVAASKEAVKSGGRPVEVRAEIMGITKASLATESWLSAASFQETTRVLTDAAINKRSDKLIGLKENVIIGKLIPAGTGIARYRNISVEPTEEARAAAYSLPTSFGDGFYGDDSYGDFTGAAVPLDDLDF